One stretch of Rhipicephalus sanguineus isolate Rsan-2018 chromosome 10, BIME_Rsan_1.4, whole genome shotgun sequence DNA includes these proteins:
- the LOC119407003 gene encoding reticulocalbin-2 encodes MGPRELPTGLVWVAVFQVLLIVFDVSCHGHSHHNELNKERAQDGAVGSRGQKHLASEQHDTSFDHEAILGSRDAAEEFDQLPPEEAKARLKELAIKMDKDKDGFVDRLELIDWILRSFKLLTQEEAAERFEDEDKNGDGKVTWDEHVSEAFGSPQKISDSDSEDNDLRLLEEDDRYFKAADVNGDGVLDKDEFPKFSHPSEFPEMQETLYEETMKRKDVNKDGYLSLEEFTTEDPDKPLSNEQYIAEKERFEVDYDKNGDRKLDKEETLNWLLPGNDEIAEQEAEHLIANGDTDNDGKLSIQEIVDHHELFVGSEATDYGEHLHNTSRFSDEL; translated from the exons ATGGGCCCTCGTGAGTTACCGACCGGTTTAGTATGGGTGGCAGTGTTCCAGGTTTTGTTGATTGTATTCGACGTTTCGTGCCACGGTCACAGTCACCACAATGAACTCAACAAAGAACGTGCGCAAGACGGTGCAGTCGGATCCAGGGGCCAAAAGCACCTCGCTTCCGAGCAGCACGACACGAGCTTTGATCACGAAGCAATCCTCG GCAGCAGGGATGCGGCTGAAGAGTTTGACCAGTTGCCCCCTGAGGAAGCTAAGGCCAGGTTAAAAGAGTTGGCAATCAAAATGGACAAGGATAAAGATGGATTTGTTGACAGGCTTGAGCTCATTGACTGGATACTACGCTCTTTCAA GTTGCTTACACAAGAGGAGGCCGCTGAGAGGTttgaagacgaagacaagaatgGTGATGGAAAGGTTACATGGGATGAGCATGTGAGCGAAGCCTTTGGATCACCGCAGAAGATCTCGGACAGTGACAGTGAAGATAACGACTTGAGG CTGCTCGAAGAAGATGATCGTTATTTCAAAGCAGCAGATGTAAATGGAGATGGCGTGCTAGACAAGGATGAATTTCCCAAGTTCTCCCATCCATCGGAGTTCCCAGAAATGCAGGAG ACATTGTATGAAGAGACAATGAAACGCAAGGATGTGAACAAGGACGGCTACCTGAGCCTTGAAGAGTTCACGACAGAGGACCCGGACAAGCCTCTCAGCAATGAGCAGTACATAGCAGAAAAGGAGCGCTTCGAAGTGGACTACGACAAGAACGGGgacagaaagctcgacaaagaGGAAACTCTCAACTGGCTGCTACCAGGAAATGA TGAGATTGCCGAACAAGAAGCAGAACATCTCATAGCCAACGGGGATACCGACAACGATGGCAAGCTTTCCATACAAGAGATTGTTGACCACCATGAACTCTTTGTTGGGAGTGAGGCGACCGACTATGGCGAGCATCTACACAACACCAGCCGATTCAGTGATGAGCTATAG